One genomic region from Dehalococcoidales bacterium encodes:
- a CDS encoding M48 family metallopeptidase, which yields MMWEQIRSNRIRSVILVGAMAALLLGIGYLLGEAFLGNAIGGLVIALALLAIMNLVAWFQGDNIMLTLSRAKKIKREDHPRLYNIVEEMQIASGLEKMPDVYIIDDPSMNAFATGRDAKKASVAVTAGLLQKLNRDELQGVIGHEIAHIRNRDVLLMTLCGILLGTIVILAFFGSRMMLFGGMYGGRRSSRSGAGGGQAQMIIMVVALVLAILAPIIAQLIYFAISRKREYMADASSAVFTRYPEGLASALEKLGASTVPVQAANKATAPMYIINPFRAKGRAAADLTSTHPPISERVRILRSMGGGASLTDYNNAYSSVHKGGKNILGGATLASAGTVGIRGAVKDTTPVEREPDKVERTREVSDLMWQMKKYRTVDCDCGTRLRVPPKLRTTSVRCPHCGRVNSVQQ from the coding sequence ATGATGTGGGAACAGATCCGGTCAAATCGAATCCGGTCGGTGATACTGGTCGGCGCAATGGCGGCGCTGCTGCTGGGGATTGGCTATTTACTGGGCGAGGCCTTCCTCGGTAACGCCATCGGCGGACTGGTGATTGCCCTGGCGCTCCTGGCGATAATGAACCTGGTGGCCTGGTTCCAGGGCGACAACATCATGCTGACGCTGTCCCGGGCGAAGAAGATAAAGCGTGAAGACCATCCGCGTCTCTATAATATCGTCGAGGAAATGCAGATTGCCTCCGGGCTTGAGAAGATGCCCGATGTCTATATCATCGACGACCCGTCGATGAACGCCTTCGCCACCGGACGGGACGCCAAAAAAGCATCCGTGGCGGTTACGGCCGGACTCCTTCAGAAGCTGAACCGTGACGAGCTTCAGGGCGTAATCGGCCACGAGATAGCCCACATCAGGAACCGTGATGTCCTCCTGATGACTCTCTGTGGGATTCTCCTGGGTACGATTGTTATCCTGGCCTTTTTCGGCTCGCGGATGATGCTCTTCGGCGGGATGTATGGCGGACGGAGGAGCTCCCGGTCCGGCGCCGGGGGTGGTCAGGCGCAGATGATAATCATGGTTGTCGCGCTGGTACTGGCAATACTGGCACCTATCATTGCCCAGCTTATCTACTTTGCCATTTCCCGCAAGAGGGAGTACATGGCCGATGCATCTTCGGCGGTCTTCACCAGATACCCCGAGGGACTGGCTTCGGCACTGGAGAAACTGGGTGCTTCCACGGTGCCGGTGCAGGCAGCCAACAAGGCTACGGCGCCGATGTACATTATCAACCCGTTCCGTGCCAAGGGCAGGGCCGCAGCTGACCTGACCAGCACTCACCCGCCCATTTCGGAAAGGGTACGTATACTGCGTTCCATGGGCGGTGGTGCCTCATTGACCGACTATAACAATGCATATAGTTCCGTTCACAAGGGCGGTAAGAATATCCTTGGTGGTGCAACGCTTGCCAGTGCCGGTACTGTTGGCATCAGGGGAGCGGTAAAAGATACCACGCCGGTAGAGCGCGAGCCTGACAAAGTGGAACGCACTCGCGAGGTATCCGACCTGATGTGGCAAATGAAAAAGTACCGCACCGTAGACTGTGACTGCGGTACCAGGCTGAGAGTACCGCCCAAGCTGCGCACAACCAGCGTGCGATGTCCACACTGCGGCAGGGTCAATTCTGTACAGCAGTGA
- a CDS encoding LemA family protein — protein MIALYIVLGIVVVLVFALVGIYNGLVRLRNQMKNAWAQIDVQLKRRHDLIPNLVETVRGYMKHERETLESVTNARNLAQQAVGQGVGQQSQAEQQLSGALGRLLAVVENYPDLKANQNFLALQEELTSTENKISFSRQYFNDSVLGLNNKIQMFPSNLVAGMFRFKEEEFFEVEAPAEREAPRVSFT, from the coding sequence ATGATTGCCCTCTATATTGTTCTGGGAATAGTAGTTGTCCTTGTGTTTGCTCTCGTAGGCATCTACAACGGTCTGGTGCGACTACGCAACCAGATGAAGAATGCCTGGGCACAAATCGATGTCCAGCTCAAGAGAAGGCACGACCTCATCCCGAACCTGGTGGAAACGGTCAGGGGTTACATGAAGCACGAGCGGGAGACGCTTGAGTCCGTAACCAATGCGCGTAACCTGGCGCAACAGGCGGTCGGCCAGGGCGTCGGCCAGCAGTCCCAGGCCGAGCAGCAGCTCAGCGGTGCCCTGGGCCGGTTACTGGCCGTGGTGGAGAACTATCCTGACCTCAAGGCGAATCAGAACTTCCTGGCGCTCCAGGAAGAGTTGACGTCGACGGAGAACAAAATCAGCTTCTCGCGCCAGTACTTCAACGATTCGGTTCTCGGCCTCAACAACAAGATTCAGATGTTTCCCTCCAACCTGGTCGCCGGTATGTTCCGGTTCAAAGAAGAGGAGTTCTTCGAGGTAGAAGCCCCTGCGGAGAGGGAAGCACCCAGGGTCAGTTTCACCTAG
- a CDS encoding zf-TFIIB domain-containing protein, which yields MDCAACGKPMIVVEHEKIELDYCMDCSGVWFDAGEIELLLEKMQLKSTGLEALHLTGEVESAEKKRRCPICHKKMKKVALGHEPVIMIDACPDGDGLWFDSGEVGQVVTHLAAQQPGEEDSQERVITFLGEVFKIQE from the coding sequence ATGGACTGTGCTGCATGTGGCAAGCCGATGATAGTCGTCGAGCATGAGAAGATTGAGCTTGACTACTGCATGGACTGTTCCGGAGTCTGGTTCGATGCCGGAGAGATAGAGCTTCTGCTGGAGAAGATGCAACTGAAATCCACCGGCCTTGAGGCCCTTCATCTAACCGGGGAGGTGGAGTCGGCAGAGAAAAAGCGCCGGTGTCCTATTTGCCACAAGAAGATGAAGAAGGTGGCCCTCGGTCACGAACCGGTGATAATGATAGATGCCTGCCCCGATGGGGACGGGCTGTGGTTCGACAGCGGGGAGGTTGGTCAGGTGGTGACCCATCTGGCTGCGCAGCAACCCGGAGAAGAGGACTCCCAGGAGCGTGTCATCACATTTCTGGGCGAAGTGTTCAAGATTCAAGAATGA